The nucleotide window TTACTTTTGTAAGTAGAATTGCTTTTCTATAAAATTATTCCACATAAAGTACAATTTTTCAAGTTCAAGAATCAATGCGAACGGCAAGTTGATAAAGAGATGAGAACATATCACATAAAGAGAAAAAATTCTAGAAATTTACATATTTCCCTTAACATAATTTTGGTCTACGCACCTTATTAATGTGTTTAAAACCCCATTAGAAAATTGGATATAGGAAAATATGATGAAACATACATGATCCTAGctagaaaatttattaataaccAACGATAGTAACGTTCTTCAATAAACTGATCAAAATAACAAATCTTCGAATTTTCTTTTCTCCGAGCATATCTCAAAGAACCAACACCCACAGAACTCCAAACCCAATCAGACCGGCGAGCTTCACCACCGTAAAGCTTTTTCCGGCGGCCGCACCGAATTGCTCATCAACGGGGTAGAGATTTCCAGGCGGACCCGTTATGTACAAGAAATTAGCTGGCGGAGGCGGTGGACAGTTAGGTGAGACTTTCTTAGGCGGTGGAGGGAGAGCCGGGGGAGGAGGACACGCTGGAGGCGGTGGagatggtggtggaggagatggTGGAGGAGGGTTTTGGATACAGCTTGGAGAGCACTTTATGGGATCTACCTCGTCGAGCTTCCTCATGTTGGCTGAAGAAGAATCTGATGAAGCGTTGATGATTATTGGACGAGTCAGCAACGTGATCATCACCGTGAAGATTATGACTCCAACGTTGGATCCTCGGCTGTGATAATTTCCCggcatgttttattttttgggaTTAGAACAATgagaaataaaaagaagaatttGTGGAGGTTACGTTTAAAGAGGTATGGAGTGAAGAGTTAAGAGGAGAGGTGATGATGAATGCGTTCTCGTTACGTAAGCCAAGTGCATGAGACTCATAGACTTCTTAAATAGTGTATACTAACTATTTCCATAAACTTCTagtctttttaataaaaaagaaatcttaactaaacttaaatataattaataagaaaactAAGAATATGGTTGGTTAAGGCATACTCGTCGGTTCACTAAGATATTGCTTTTTCATGTGAGTCCCACATGAACAAATTTGGTTTTCCACgttatgaaattttttaatttgggAATTACTAGAGTGGTTAACTACCACCGTCGTACACCAAAACAATAGTATAAACAATACATGTGTGAGATGGATAGTGGTTCAAAGTCATACTGCATGTGTGAATGTAATTACATAATTCGTTTGTAATTATCCAAAGTAAGTTAaaccttctttcttttttgaataTTGGTTAAATCCTTCTTtatcaaatgtttttttaacatATACTATTGAATTGAATAAAGACAATAATTGGAGGTATAGGCCTTTTCTCAAACAAAGAAGAAGTAACTGGAGGTATAGTAGTATGTATATACGAGTGCGTGTAGTTTTGCTTAAAGCGTAAGTGTTGCTTTTCAGTGGAACTTTGCTTTAGTTGTTCGATTACATAAAGAGAAGATATCAGAAAATAATTTTTCGTACGAAAGAGAAAGATTGGATAAATGCTTTCGTATGATTGAAGAATAATTCGTGACAGAAAATTTAACAGCGTAGGCTATTTTAtcacataaaaattatattaatggAGAAAATTTGTTTTGGTGGCCATGGAACATGCAACGGAGAATCTGAGTCTAGTAGtccaaaattttgtttaaaagatCAGCAATCGTTATAAACTGTACATTATTTAGATGCCGGGTCATAGATACAAGACAAAGTTGGATTATATTCCATAGGCGAAAAGTAGGACCTGTACTAACCGGAAGTATCCGGGTAATGCAAATAGCATTACATTATGAAGCTTGGTCTGTAAAACAAGTCAAAGCCCACATAATTTACAGAAGTATAGTCAACTAGAGTTAGCGGCATAGATCATCTCTCTAAAGTTGGGTCCAGTCCTGAAAACAGTACAGCTGAGAACAGTTTAGTTCTCTTGGACACGCTGTACATCATACAAGAAAGGAGAGACCTTATGTGACTTCTTTTCTTGATCaagaatatatttgatttaagAAAGAAAGGCCCATTGTACCCATTCCAAAGTAATTCTTAGTTTCATACTAGTTCTTGTACATTTTCAGTTGTTCCCAATCAAATTTTCACAAAAaggcaaaaaagaagaagcaaaaacaGTTAAATAGGACACTATGTTActtaaataaacaaaactatttGGATTCACAAGGTTCATTGAAGTACAAAATATTTGGCAATGATCCCGAAATGCTTCGTTGCTTCAAACCGAATTCGTTATCTTACTGAACTTTCAATTTCTTGCTTCTCAAGCTACCTACCccctctccccccccccccccctctcaTTTAAAATTTGGGGGTTATGGGTCGTTTAAGATGCTAATGAACCATGATACCATTACCATACGACTTTTtgtaatcacaaaaaaaaaactacaaaacaaTGAGAGAGAGGACTATTATGACTCATTTCGCTTTCGGTCTTGAAGAAACTTTGAAACAATCACAAAAACATATATCTTCGTTTTCAGATTAATCTCAATCATTGAATATGTCTTCCTTGCCACTTGACAATCATGTGAAACACTGAAGTCTATGAGGTAATGTTGTTTGAAAGTTTTGATACATCCATCGAATATATTGACTCTTCCCATAATCCGCCAGTTAGTAAGGACATGTGGTGGTCCTCTACTTGCCTACCGAAGCAACAGAAACTTTGACATTTAACGAATAATGCAGCTAAATCAGTTATTATTTACATCTATTGCTTCTCTTCCAAGTAACCTTGTTCACAAGAGTAACCAAGAAACAGAAATGGAAATTCATGAATCAGAAACAATGCTTATTGTTCCCCAAATTCATTACAAATAGAACAAAATAAAGACACAGAAAACCAAAAGAGTTTCGATTCTCGAAAACCCTTTTGGCCTCACCATCTCCACATACGATTCCACAAATGGAATTAATATCccccaaaaatatcaaaacaattgAACAAAATATTAACATAATAATCAAACAAATAGCCAGccaattttccaaaaaaaaattagagattgACCaaccttttcttttattttcagaCGACTAATAATCATTGACATGCTTTACGTAGAAGCTCTAACAAAGACACAGCTTTCCTTTGACCTCTCTCTGTTCCATTCTTAGATAGCTCCATCAACGGCACAACCGCACCGAGTCTACCTATCAAGACCAGTCTCTCATTGTCTCTCTTACACAACGAAAGCAATATCGCCGCTGCGTTCTCTCTGTTCCTACCTTGACCCGTCTGGAGAATACCTATCAACGCAGGTAAAGTATTCGCTTTAACCATCGCGGACTTAGCGTCTAGGTTACTTGCAAGGACCGAGAGTATTGTCAAAGCTTCATCAACCATCATCCTTTGGCTGCTCGTCTCACTTAGCATCTTAACCAATGCAGGGACTATACCTGCTCTAACCGCTCTGCCTTTGTTCCCCTGATAAATGCAGAGATTAAACAATGCAGTCGCTGCGTCTTTCTTCCCTCTCGTCGTCCCGTTCTCGAGAAGATCAACCAAGGCAGGTATCGCACCGGACCCGCCTATGATGATCTTGTTCTCATCGGCTAACGAGAGGCTAAAGAGTGTAGCCGCTGCGTTTTCTCTTGCTTCCATGGTTCCAGCTCTAAGGACTTGAACTATTGAAGTGACTGCACCAGCGAACATTATCAGCTCTTTGTTGTTGTCGTATATAGAGAGGTTGAGAAGGCAAGTGATTGCGTTCTCCTGCGTGGCGACGTCCTCTGAGGTTAAAAGGTTCACAAGAACAGGGATTGCTCCTGCTTCTGCAATCATAATGCGATTGTCTGTGCTTCTCTTTGACAGAGACCGAATCTCAGAAACAGCGTTCCTGCGTTCCTCTAGGGACCGGTTTGAGAGACTGCGAACCAGTGACCTGATCATTGACATGTCTCCACACCTGCCGTTTCCGGGTTGCTTAATGTTGTGTTCGGTGCACCACCGAGAGATCAAGCTTCTGAGAACGTAGTTTGGAGTTAGAGTAAAGTTTTGGAGTTTCTGTTGAGTCTTTGGACATGTTAGGTTCCCACAGTCGATCCATCTCTGTATGTACGCCCTCTCGTAAGTCTGTAATCGAAGAGATAAAACTTATCAATAAACCAAGAAACAACAGTAAGGAAAGTATAAAAATCTTGAAACCAGACCTGTCCTGTGGAGACAATAACAGGATCCTTCATCAGTTCCAGAGACACAGGACAGAGAAAGTCAACAGGAACCGTGAGTTTACTCGATTCATCAGTGTTCTTGGTGACCATTTTACCTAATCTCTCGCTATCCGCGTCTTTGGACAAGTAAAAAGCCAAAGAGATAGAAGGGCTTTTCGTCAGCTGCTTCTTCTCCTCAGCGAGATGAATCGTCTCTGCAACACTCTCATCCTTCTCTTCCTCAGCTTTGATCTTTACATCTCTCTCCATCAACTCAGATAAGGCACTCGAGAACTTGTTAGAGTTCAATGAACCGTATCTCTGCATCGCTCTTCTCAGCTGCATTCTCGCTAGCTCCACCTACACAGAACAAAAACAAACCTTGAAGCACTCCAAAAACACTAGCAAAATCATATCTTTTAATGAGTATTATGTTACCTGTTCTTTAACTTCGTCAGAGATATCGTAAAGATCGTATGGTAGATTGCTTAAAGCTTTCTCAAGCTTCCATGTAACGCACTGGAACTGGAACGAGATTCTCTTCGCAGCAACGTCCTTAAACCGAAAAAAATCAACATTTTAGCTAAACCGGATATAACCGTAATTATCAGTGGTTGAATTCAATTTAACCGATACTAAACCAGAGATTTTATAATAACCGAGGATTTCAATTTGAACCGAGAAAATCAACGTTTTAGCCAAACCGATGATAAACGTACAATAATCCGTGGTTTACTTTAAATTCGATTTAACCGATACTAAACCGGTAATTCTGCATTAACCGAGGATTTTGCTTACAGATGAGTCGCGAGCTGAGGAGAGGACACGCTTCGAGGCTTGAAGCGCCACCACGAGATCAGACCACCAGTCATTCTCCGACGAAGATGAATCGATCTGGTTTGAGTCTTTAATCTCCTCTACCAAATGCGTCAGGAGAGAGACTCGCCGAGTGAGATCTGTGCAATCCTTCTTGAACACGCCGGCGTTGAGTGGAATCTCAGCAATCTCGGCGATGAGTTTGAGCAGAGAGGCGGGTGGGATGATTACTCCGGCCATTACGCCGATCAGCCGCCGTCTATCgggaaattaattaaataaagaaataataaatcaaCTTGGAGATTGGCTCTGGGCTCGGAGTTAGTCGCTTTTATTTATCCACGCGACCATTTGTCAAGAGAGATGTCGCTGTTACGGCACCGTTTTAGTGGGCCTACctctaagtttttttatttagaaaaatacCCTCGAATAGCCTTAAAATTAATAAtctgtcaaaaaaataaaacacaaaaagaaaaattcacacaatagtatttattaaaaataaatctttatatgaaatttggtttaaattttaatatttaagggTGTGTACGTCGGATTAGAGTTTGAGAGTtagagcaatttttttttttgtaaaatgaaggttattttggaaagtttttcttttgtatgctatttttacaatatatttttaaaaggtgCTATTTTGGATATTTGTCATTTTTATTAAATCGAATTAGGAAAATGATagtatattcaaaatatttaatttaagaaaTATACAAAGTCAATATTGTTATTAAAATCTTGGATGGAACTtggtaatttattttattgaatgTATTTATTTGTAAATAACAAGTTAAAAAAAGAATAGTATGTCAACGTAAACATTTAATAAGAATGCTAAATTCATCAACATTATCGATATATTCACTCTTTTGGATAAGAACTTTGCTTTGGTGTTTTCTTATATACCATTCTCTTAATCGCATAGCGTGCAAATACATTTTATGAAGAAAAAGATAGCGAAACTGGCGGTGGGAGattggaagagaagaagaagacaaggaggaAGATACAGTTGGCTATGGAATATTATGGTTCATAATGCAACCACAACATATAATTGAAATGAGCCACACACCAACACACACGCTTTAATTATACATAAGAGAGTGATCGAGCACCACTACATTTCTTTTCTTGCTTCGTTGTAAAGCCGACTTTATATTATCAtctgtttttatataaaatagtaattgattctaataatatatataaacagaATGGGTCAATCTTATAAATACATGGACATTACTATGTCAAAATTAGGTAACTGTTTGTTCTGGCCGGAACTattatgaaattataaaatattatcatcATCAATCATCGATTGGTATGTAATCTTTTAGTTTCTAAATTTATCTCTATATTCGTATAAAATGGGTGATATAAAAGAATATatgtcaaaaaagaagaaaaaaaaaacttgaagaaTAGACTCATCCACCGAAGTCTAAATCGTATGTTCCTCTTTCCAGGACCACTAAGCTTATCTCGTTTGATTTGTTCCCAAACGGATTCGATCCTAATGTGTTTTTGCAAAAGAAGGACAATTGTCGTCGACGTTCAAAAAATCTATTGCACGCCAATACCGTTCCAAACTGTTTCTCATTAATTAGTCATCGTTATTTGAATGGATTTGGAACCGATCGAAAGAGGTCTTATACGACTTTTAGCAAATTTGGTTTGAACCCtaaccatcattgtcgaatacTAGCACAAACCACTAAGATGAATGCTTAGTCTATGTTTTCTTTACCTTTCCGGTATGTTTTTAGAAACATGAATTTGCTTTTTTCTATTCAGTACTCAATTTGGTACTAATATGTGCAGTCGTTTAAAACAATAACGAGACAATCTCAAGCAGTTGGGGCAGAACCCCTAATTACTTCATGATAACAACACTATGTAccctattaaatgaaataacaaaatcctatcccaaaAGCTATCAAATACACAAAACGAACCAAAAAATCGACAAATCATGACAACAAGAAAATCTTAAATGAAGCTAAAAACATCTCGTTTGACACGTGAGATTGCGTCGTTTCTGCTCCAAACCAAAGCCATGAAGCACTGTGAAAAATACTGATGTTACAAAAGAACCTGGTCATATACCATTTGTTGGGGAAAAATCCAGTTATCTTCGATAGATTaagataaaaaagaaaataaaaataacttttattttggaAGAGAATTTTAGTACAAGACTTTGCTTTTTTTACAACActactccattttcaactccaaacattattatggagtaaaatcttctccaaccccactctattttcaactccaaaatggagtaattgctagggttactccatttatggagtaatcttacccattactccattttggagttgaactttttttatttataaaatggtcctttcaatctttaatgtttttatttcttacttaaataatatttaaaatgatacattaacatgaaaatagtatattccacaaaggattatttaataattttaaataaataatgaaaataacagaaaaataaataataaaaataaaaataacataaaataagtaatttaataatctGGAAAATCCGTTCCGGATCCGCTAAGGTCGGTGAAATATTACCCAAACGGAGAAGTCTAAGAAAGAGCTTGTTGATCTTGTGATTCAACATTTCGCTttgatattatttgtatttgttgAGTTTGAATATACGCACGAACATTTGGATCTTGTATGGATGAGCGTGAACTCGATGCACCAATTGAATTTGGAAGAGAAGCTCCACATCCGAGTATCGAAAttgcagaagatgaaaatgtctgatttcaaaattttcttgctcgatttaggaatatcaaagataaagaagctcattttcattacaaaatgcATAAGTTGATCATTTGTaggaaaaatattataatgctcattgttgaacctacatatatgttgtctttttaatgatttcttgtactttttaataataaatatttaattcaaataatatatattttaattatttatcgtaaacataaaatagttggggttaattgttaatttttataagtataagattttatttgcaattagtaataaaataaaaatgaaatctttaaaaaatattatttttggagtagaaaatagagtaatacattggagtaaaaccttactccattttggtgttgcaccattttggagtaaaaaataacttttattcTGAAACTCTTTAATCGTCCTTCTCCATAGTTCTCCATTTTCTCAATGTTTCTAGAATATCTTTATTTGTAGACTTTTCTTTTGGAATGATATATAGATAATCCAGCAGTACATTTGGTGTCCAATAACTTTAGACCTTTAGAGTTTAGCAATTTGTTACCAGGGCATGTAAATCAGCATCTTCAATATTTTAAGCTTATAACACAATGCTGATTTAAGCTTAGAAACATTCTCTAAgtgtagaaaataaaaataacttttattcTGAAACTCTTTAATCGTCCTTCTCCATAGTTCTCCATTTTCTCAATATTTCTAGAATATCTTTATTTGTAGACTTTTCTTTTGAAATGATATATAGATAATCCAACAGTACATTTGGTGTCCAATAACTTTAGACCTTTAGAGTTTAGCAATTTGTTACCAGGGCATGTAAATCAGCATTGTGTTATAAgcttaaaatattgaaaattatttttaaaaatctaattccATAGTAGCGCGCAACGTTATAGGATTACAAAACAACCACATTAGTAGACACACGGGACAAACACTGCGCAGTACATTAGCACTCAAGCACGAATAAAACTATCCATGCCACGGCTGAA belongs to Brassica rapa cultivar Chiifu-401-42 chromosome A07, CAAS_Brap_v3.01, whole genome shotgun sequence and includes:
- the LOC103829296 gene encoding glyceraldehyde-3-phosphate dehydrogenase, testis-specific produces the protein MPGNYHSRGSNVGVIIFTVMITLLTRPIIINASSDSSSANMRKLDEVDPIKCSPSCIQNPPPPSPPPPSPPPPACPPPPALPPPPKKVSPNCPPPPPANFLYITGPPGNLYPVDEQFGAAAGKSFTVVKLAGLIGFGVLWVLVL
- the LOC103829297 gene encoding U-box domain-containing protein 11; protein product: MAGVIIPPASLLKLIAEIAEIPLNAGVFKKDCTDLTRRVSLLTHLVEEIKDSNQIDSSSSENDWWSDLVVALQASKRVLSSARDSSDVAAKRISFQFQCVTWKLEKALSNLPYDLYDISDEVKEQVELARMQLRRAMQRYGSLNSNKFSSALSELMERDVKIKAEEEKDESVAETIHLAEEKKQLTKSPSISLAFYLSKDADSERLGKMVTKNTDESSKLTVPVDFLCPVSLELMKDPVIVSTGQTYERAYIQRWIDCGNLTCPKTQQKLQNFTLTPNYVLRSLISRWCTEHNIKQPGNGRCGDMSMIRSLVRSLSNRSLEERRNAVSEIRSLSKRSTDNRIMIAEAGAIPVLVNLLTSEDVATQENAITCLLNLSIYDNNKELIMFAGAVTSIVQVLRAGTMEARENAAATLFSLSLADENKIIIGGSGAIPALVDLLENGTTRGKKDAATALFNLCIYQGNKGRAVRAGIVPALVKMLSETSSQRMMVDEALTILSVLASNLDAKSAMVKANTLPALIGILQTGQGRNRENAAAILLSLCKRDNERLVLIGRLGAVVPLMELSKNGTERGQRKAVSLLELLRKACQ